The following proteins come from a genomic window of Methanosarcina sp. MTP4:
- a CDS encoding YqaA family protein, protein MLEFLYDLIAEYAYINLFVLSFLASTILPFGAEAFLVALVYQGFNPFFVVMVATIGNFLGACTTYYIGLKGRGALDKYFSPSEEKLAKSERLFKKYGVYTLLLTWVPGIGDVITMAAGLMNLPFLLFSVLVFAGKLGRYAALAYFTVFLNPSLSLLSAYFPG, encoded by the coding sequence ATGCTTGAGTTTTTGTACGATTTAATCGCCGAATACGCTTACATAAATCTTTTTGTCCTGAGCTTCCTGGCTTCTACGATTCTTCCTTTCGGGGCAGAAGCATTTTTAGTTGCGCTTGTCTACCAGGGTTTCAATCCTTTTTTTGTCGTTATGGTGGCGACAATAGGGAATTTTCTCGGGGCTTGCACTACATATTACATCGGGCTGAAAGGCCGTGGTGCTCTCGATAAGTACTTTTCTCCTTCGGAAGAGAAACTTGCTAAGAGTGAACGCCTCTTTAAGAAATACGGGGTATACACCCTCCTCTTAACCTGGGTGCCGGGGATAGGGGACGTTATCACCATGGCTGCGGGGCTGATGAACCTTCCCTTTTTGTTATTTTCTGTCCTGGTATTTGCAGGAAAGTTAGGGCGCTACGCTGCCCTTGCTTATTTTACCGTTTTCCTTAACCCCAGCCTCTCGTTATTATCGGCTTACTTTCCCGGCTGA